The following is a genomic window from Candidatus Zixiibacteriota bacterium.
GACATAGTTTGTCTGATGGCAATTGATTTCTGGTATTCTCGTTTCGTGTGTGAGGAGTGCGTTCTTTGATCTTGTTTCTCTCCTCCAGTATTTGTACTGCCCTGCCAGTATAGACATCAGCCGGCGTAACGTTGTTGAGTGACTCGTGATATCGCTGATAATTGTAATACTCTACAAAGGTCTCAATTTCAGCTTTCAGATCATCTGGTGAATAATAGTTGTCCAACAGCAGGATGTTCTTCATTGATCGGTGATACCGTTCTATCTTTCCCTGAGTCATGGGGTGATATGGCCGACTCCGGGTGTGAGTGAATCCATTGTCAGCAAGATACTGTTTCAGTTCACCTGAGATGTAGCATGGACCATTATCCGATAACAGTCGTGGACGGTG
Proteins encoded in this region:
- a CDS encoding integrase core domain-containing protein, which produces MTQGKIERYHRSMKNILLLDNYYSPDDLKAEIETFVEYYNYQRYHESLNNVTPADVYTGRAVQILEERNKIKERTPHTRNENTRNQLPSDKLCLRFQYILSKLSDDVHSYNYGQQM